The genomic window gactgacaaatgcatatgtgtggacgtCAGAACTTTACTTTAGTTGGACTGGGACTTTTGCACGGGACTGTAGTTCTAGGTCTATAGGAGTTCATGAACAGGAGACTGTAAAAAGAAcaaacctttaaaaaaactgaTCTTAGGCTGCTATCGCCGGTTTCTTccttcctcctttttcttcttttcctgagGATTTTAGCGTGCAGACACTCCGCCCTCTCGTCTGCAGCCGTGGTGTAGAACCTTTCACACACCATCAGTCTGAGCTGGGACGCTTTGGACGCCATCGCAGCCATGATGAGCAGCGTGAACAGGATGGCGGCTAACGGAACCACGGAGCTGGACAGAAGCAGCTTGGGTTTAGGAAGACACTGCTCCTCAAACAGAGTCACAGAATAGGAGAAGTCTTTGTGATGGTTTTCCTCTGCGATTTGTATACCTATTAAAGACGCAATCCcctggaaaaaagacatgttAGAGTTTTAGTCTCTCAAAAATACAACGCCAGAAAAAAGAATATTTCACTGCAACACCTTTGGAGATATTCACCATAGCATCTTTTTTGACACATAATCAATCAaataatcagtcaatcaaattttatttatatagcgccaaatcataacataaattatctcatgacactttacatattgagtcgGCCGAAACGAGACTCTTAAGTCAAATgctaatgcttatgtagtgtcacattaaggttcataatattgtttccatccatagttgcattactTTTTGATCAAACggatctacattttttttttttctttagaaattatctgcctcagaggaaggaggaattacttttaaataacagtaacaagtaatctgtaatggattacagtttggatgtAACTTGCACAACAATGCCTGTAATTAAAACAACGTGGTATCATTAATTATGTAAATATACgcgccacttttaactggtgtggTATCTGTACGCATTTGCtttcagttagggttagggttaggtttaggtttagggttagggttagatttaggtttaggattaggaatagggttagggttaaatttaggattagggttagggttagggttaaatttaggattagggttagggttaaatttaggattagggttagatttaaggttagggttagatttaggattagggttagcgttagggttagatttaggattagggttaggtttagggttagggtaaaatttagttttagggttaagggttagggttagggttaggtttagggttagggttagatttaggattagggttagggttaggattaggtttagggttaattttaggtttagggttagggttagatttaggtttaagatttgggttagggttagatttagggtttgggttaagggatagggttagggttgggtttaggattagggttagggttagcgttagggttaagtttaggttttgggttaagggttagggttagggttagatttaggattagggttagggttaagtttaggtttagggttaagggttaagggttagggttagggttaggtttaggtttagggttaggtttagggttaggtgtagggctagggttagggttaggtttagggttagggttaagtttaggtttaggattagggttagaaaTAAATTGACGTGCGATCAAATGGggttgaataacacacgaaaggatgaaaatgcgtacatatagcacaccaaataccataagaactAACCTGACATACGACACAATTTCATGACATCAGTCTGagcaaaaccaaaggtggtgcagtgacaTATTACAtgtgtgatgtgttttttttggcCGGTCAGTGTATCAGTACAAAGTCAAACCAGAAGGCTTCCTCAGACATCCTCACCTTTATGCTCATTAACAAGGGGACGTGAAATGGCTCCATCTCTGATAACCTTCTTGTTATAATATCAACAAATACATACAATAAAGCGTCCACTGTGATAAATATGACCCAAAGTATAAAATGGGAGATGACAGGGAGGCCAAATTTCACAGCGGCTTTTCCCTCTCGCCTAGTTGGACGAGCCGAGGGCAGATGGAGGTACAGTTTCTCCTCCTCCACTGTCAGAGGCAGGACATGAGGTTTCCCTTCAGCCTTCAGCTTCTCATCCAAACAGATGAATCTCCTGGTGATGAACCTGTTTTTGTACTTCATATCGTTGCAGTATCTCCTGACCTGCAGTATTATGAACATCATGAGGAGGAGGAAGCTGACGGCGGGAAACATCTTATCCATCACTGAGGAGACGGTGTTCATGAGCACCTGGGCGTACGTCACCGTCTCGTTCAGCGTCCGCTCTGCTTCGATCAGTCTCTCCCGGAATTTTTCAGACTCCACTTTGGGGG from Sphaeramia orbicularis chromosome 16, fSphaOr1.1, whole genome shotgun sequence includes these protein-coding regions:
- the dcstamp gene encoding dendritic cell-specific transmembrane protein; its protein translation is MLLSWITIKQSLEDFGCLVLDVFTTGKRDGVKRTTILLLSCSVSGLLLSSLLLLYLLYSLDYEAAVAGGITGCVGTLLTVALFQSKKVRCLGTLFVISIFMKKSRNLLLTAGTSLVVLRNIRNTLENLTDLVRSMICNLKAKKAAISAPFSNYVKMLKWLGDVLRGVTDLGVVNLDSQLKISPKVESEKFRERLIEAERTLNETVTYAQVLMNTVSSVMDKMFPAVSFLLLMMFIILQVRRYCNDMKYKNRFITRRFICLDEKLKAEGKPHVLPLTVEEEKLYLHLPSARPTRREGKAAVKFGLPVISHFILWVIFITVDALLYVFVDIITRRLSEMEPFHVPLLMSIKGIASLIGIQIAEENHHKDFSYSVTLFEEQCLPKPKLLLSSSVVPLAAILFTLLIMAAMASKASQLRLMVCERFYTTAADERAECLHAKILRKRRKRRKEETGDSSLRSVFLKPHFWCPLLFRLKEDPKNLNPLKASHLHIPIPLHTMPSTVSDKRKEVVQLKHE